One genomic region from Clostridium saccharobutylicum DSM 13864 encodes:
- a CDS encoding DUF1648 domain-containing protein yields MNVGRRSKVKLPLSWKDKALIILATLPIIFIIVYLKIVWRDIPEIVPTHFGFSGAPDAFGSKTYLFRIIGFSTGMHLLMFVLTKMPMCYNISVSVKEKNSEALYKVVRQLILLIDLEMSFMINILTWESIQAALGKMQGVSGGMLIAIVGITFATVIYGIISMIRVQGQSR; encoded by the coding sequence ATGAATGTTGGAAGAAGATCAAAGGTTAAACTTCCATTATCATGGAAGGACAAAGCTTTAATTATATTAGCAACACTTCCTATTATATTTATAATAGTGTATTTAAAAATAGTTTGGAGGGATATTCCTGAAATTGTGCCAACTCATTTTGGATTCTCAGGAGCACCAGATGCTTTTGGAAGTAAAACTTATTTATTTCGAATAATTGGATTTAGCACAGGGATGCATTTACTTATGTTTGTATTAACTAAGATGCCTATGTGTTATAATATTTCAGTTTCGGTTAAAGAAAAAAATTCAGAAGCTTTATATAAGGTTGTACGTCAGTTAATACTTTTAATTGATTTAGAAATGTCATTTATGATAAATATATTAACATGGGAAAGTATACAAGCTGCGCTAGGAAAAATGCAGGGAGTAAGTGGAGGAATGTTAATTGCAATTGTTGGTATTACATTTGCTACAGTGATATATGGAATTATAAGTATGATTAGAGTTCAAGGGCAAAGTAGATAA
- a CDS encoding MalY/PatB family protein produces the protein MGKVNANVDDSIVPFSVADMEFKNLPQITEALKTYIDSTIFGYTEATQEYYNAVCNWMKKRHDWNVEKEWITEFSGVIPALHIIIRALTEEEDNVLLMTPVYYPFYTAIKLNNRKIIKSELVLCKDHHEIDFEDFERKAKLQNTKLFILFNSHNPVGRVWNKEELEKMGKICIDNNVIVVSDEIHFDLIMPGYKHNVFANISKEFSDHSVTCTAPSKTFNLAGIQLSNMIASNKKIRDRIRVERRKSIGNLD, from the coding sequence ATGGGGAAAGTTAATGCAAATGTTGACGATAGTATAGTACCATTTTCGGTTGCTGATATGGAATTTAAAAATCTACCACAGATTACAGAAGCACTTAAAACATACATAGATTCCACTATTTTTGGATACACTGAAGCTACACAAGAATATTATAATGCAGTATGTAATTGGATGAAAAAAAGACATGATTGGAATGTAGAAAAAGAATGGATTACAGAATTTTCAGGAGTTATTCCAGCATTACATATAATAATAAGAGCTCTTACAGAAGAGGAAGACAATGTGCTTCTTATGACACCAGTATATTATCCATTTTATACTGCTATTAAATTGAATAACAGAAAGATTATTAAAAGTGAATTAGTGCTTTGTAAGGATCATCATGAGATTGATTTTGAAGATTTTGAAAGAAAAGCTAAATTACAAAATACTAAATTATTTATTTTATTTAATTCACATAATCCTGTTGGTCGTGTTTGGAATAAGGAAGAACTAGAAAAGATGGGGAAAATATGTATAGACAATAACGTTATTGTTGTATCTGATGAAATTCACTTCGATTTAATAATGCCAGGATACAAACATAATGTATTTGCTAATATTTCCAAGGAATTTTCAGATCATTCAGTTACTTGTACAGCACCAAGTAAAACATTTAATTTAGCTGGAATACAGTTATCTAACATGATAGCTTCGAATAAAAAAATTAGGGATAGGATTCGAGTAGAGCGTAGAAAGTCTATTGGAAACTTGGATTAA
- a CDS encoding SLC13 family permease translates to MNQLISAQAKSSNVISKEYLFSILKKEYLLIIAILLASITSCVSLPSASYINFKMLITLFNLMVVVAGLRELKVLDFIATSLLSKCKTSRHVSATLIFITFFAAMIMTNDVSLLTFIPITLIIAEKVNIKVMKTVMFQTLAANLGSSIMPMGNPHNIYIYNLYNINPIEFLKITLPIGIFGVIFLTFLIFNQKNEKLQFKLEKVEITNKNQLIFYALLMMVTLLSVFRVIDYQIAFIITVLTILMINKKLFMKVDYSLIITFIGFFIFIGNISHMTVVETFMKSILSGGLTTYFVGIISCQFISNVPTTILLSGFTNHYSELLIATNIGGLGTLIASMANTISYRLYVNQHKTETFKYLKVFSIYNFIGLAIFTIIMIVFNFMNISI, encoded by the coding sequence ATGAATCAATTAATATCAGCACAAGCAAAATCATCGAATGTTATAAGTAAAGAATATTTATTTAGCATTTTGAAAAAAGAGTATTTGTTAATTATAGCAATTCTTCTTGCAAGTATAACATCTTGTGTTTCATTGCCAAGTGCAAGTTATATTAACTTTAAGATGCTTATAACATTATTCAATTTAATGGTAGTAGTAGCTGGACTTAGAGAGTTAAAAGTTTTAGATTTTATTGCTACTTCATTATTAAGCAAATGTAAAACATCAAGACATGTAAGTGCAACATTAATTTTTATTACTTTTTTTGCAGCTATGATAATGACTAATGATGTATCTTTACTTACATTCATACCTATCACTTTGATAATCGCTGAAAAAGTAAATATAAAAGTTATGAAGACAGTAATGTTTCAAACCTTAGCAGCTAATCTTGGAAGCAGCATAATGCCAATGGGAAATCCTCACAATATATATATTTATAATCTATATAATATTAATCCAATAGAATTTTTAAAAATAACTTTACCAATAGGTATTTTTGGAGTGATTTTTTTAACATTTCTTATTTTTAATCAAAAAAATGAAAAATTACAATTTAAATTAGAAAAAGTAGAAATAACTAATAAAAATCAATTGATATTTTATGCACTTTTAATGATGGTAACTTTATTATCAGTATTTCGTGTTATTGATTATCAAATTGCATTTATAATAACTGTACTAACAATCTTAATGATAAATAAGAAATTGTTTATGAAGGTAGATTATTCTCTTATAATAACATTTATTGGATTCTTTATATTTATCGGCAACATATCTCATATGACTGTAGTTGAAACATTTATGAAAAGTATACTAAGTGGGGGATTAACCACATATTTTGTTGGAATAATATCATGTCAATTTATAAGTAACGTTCCTACAACAATATTACTTTCTGGATTTACCAATCATTATAGTGAGTTATTAATTGCTACAAATATAGGAGGTCTTGGAACTTTAATTGCATCTATGGCAAATACAATTTCGTATAGATTATATGTTAATCAACATAAAACCGAAACATTTAAATATTTAAAAGTTTTTTCAATATATAATTTTATTGGATTAGCTATTTTTACAATAATAATGATAGTGTTTAATTTTATGAATATTTCTATATAA